In the genome of Carnobacterium viridans, one region contains:
- a CDS encoding metal ABC transporter permease: MNPVFEIQLIAVLVSVACALPGVFLVIRGMAMMTDAITHTILLGIVVAFFITQDLNSPLLIVGAAFVGILTVWLTELIHQTKLLDKDASIGIIFPMLFSIAIILITRYAGDVHLDTDSVLLGELAFAPFDRLILFGIDVGPQAIYSMTVILILLLLFIGFFYKELKLTSFDALLAASLGFSPVLLHYALMSLVSVTAVGAFEAVGSVLVVAFMVGPPVSAYLLTDRLSYMLGISAALGAVNSLIGFQLSMYFDVSIAGMIAVVTGLTFILIFIFSPKKGFIYELHRKKRQKKTLKKALESNHLS; encoded by the coding sequence ATGAACCCTGTTTTTGAAATACAACTCATTGCAGTTTTAGTTTCTGTTGCTTGTGCATTGCCCGGTGTTTTTCTGGTAATACGCGGGATGGCTATGATGACAGATGCCATTACTCATACGATTTTATTGGGTATTGTAGTAGCCTTTTTTATCACTCAAGATTTAAATTCGCCATTACTGATTGTAGGTGCTGCATTTGTAGGTATTCTAACAGTTTGGTTGACAGAATTAATTCATCAAACAAAATTACTGGATAAAGATGCCTCTATTGGAATTATTTTTCCAATGCTGTTTAGTATCGCTATTATCCTCATTACCCGTTATGCTGGAGATGTACATTTAGATACAGATTCAGTGTTATTAGGAGAATTAGCTTTTGCTCCTTTTGATCGATTGATTCTATTTGGGATTGATGTTGGTCCACAGGCTATTTATTCAATGACTGTTATATTGATTCTATTACTTTTATTCATTGGTTTTTTCTATAAAGAATTAAAATTGACTTCATTTGATGCTTTATTGGCAGCATCGTTAGGCTTTTCTCCGGTCTTGTTGCATTATGCATTGATGTCACTGGTGTCTGTTACAGCAGTTGGAGCATTTGAGGCAGTAGGATCAGTATTGGTAGTGGCGTTTATGGTAGGGCCACCCGTTTCAGCGTACCTGTTAACAGATCGGTTAAGTTATATGTTGGGTATCAGTGCTGCTTTAGGAGCTGTGAATAGTCTGATTGGTTTTCAACTATCTATGTACTTTGATGTTTCTATTGCGGGTATGATTGCAGTTGTAACTGGTTTAACCTTTATCTTAATTTTTATCTTTTCTCCAAAAAAAGGATTTATTTATGAATTGCATCGTAAAAAAAGACAAAAAAAAACATTGAAAAAAGCACTAGAAAGTAATCATTTAAGCTAA
- the dinB gene encoding DNA polymerase IV: protein MDIGVLRFDEPKRDTTRKIIHIDMDAFFASVEERENPELKGNPVIIARHPKETGGKGVVATANYEARKFGVHSAMSAQKAYELCPHGNFISGHYDLYREISAEVRSIFERYTDTIEPLSLDEAYLDVTVNKQNLTSATYIAKLIQRDIWQEVQLTSSAGVSYNKFIAKLASDYHKPAGITVIPPDEALDFLRKLPIEKFYGVGKKTVEKMHDLSIYTGEDLFQKNEMELMQKFGKMGYSLYRKVRGIDNSPVRVSRERKSIGRELTYGKNLTTEQEVLSELRFIANKVQISLQKNQKHGKTVVLKVRYSNFETATKRLTLPNYVKNGEEIFFHAQNLWDEIGILDRGIRLLGITVTNLDPVAYENIVLPLWDKETY from the coding sequence ATGGACATTGGTGTATTAAGATTTGACGAACCTAAGAGAGACACAACAAGAAAAATTATACACATTGATATGGACGCCTTTTTTGCCTCAGTAGAAGAACGAGAAAATCCTGAATTAAAAGGGAATCCTGTTATTATAGCACGACATCCAAAAGAAACAGGAGGAAAAGGGGTCGTAGCTACTGCTAATTATGAAGCGCGCAAGTTTGGCGTACATTCTGCAATGAGTGCTCAAAAAGCATATGAATTATGTCCACACGGAAATTTTATCTCTGGACATTATGATTTATACCGCGAAATTTCTGCAGAAGTTCGGTCTATCTTTGAACGTTACACCGATACGATTGAACCTCTTTCGTTAGACGAAGCGTACTTAGACGTAACTGTAAATAAACAGAACTTAACGAGTGCAACTTATATTGCCAAACTCATTCAACGAGATATCTGGCAAGAAGTTCAATTGACTAGTTCTGCCGGAGTATCCTACAACAAGTTTATTGCAAAATTAGCTTCTGACTACCATAAGCCTGCCGGAATAACGGTTATCCCACCTGATGAAGCCTTGGATTTCTTACGGAAACTACCTATTGAAAAATTTTATGGTGTGGGGAAGAAGACTGTTGAAAAGATGCATGATCTTTCTATTTATACTGGAGAAGATTTATTTCAAAAAAATGAAATGGAACTGATGCAAAAGTTTGGCAAAATGGGCTATTCTCTTTATCGTAAAGTCAGAGGTATCGATAATTCACCTGTTCGAGTAAGTCGTGAAAGAAAGTCAATTGGTAGAGAGCTGACTTATGGAAAAAATCTTACAACTGAACAAGAAGTTCTGAGCGAATTAAGATTTATTGCAAATAAAGTACAAATCTCACTTCAGAAAAATCAAAAACACGGGAAAACAGTCGTATTGAAAGTACGGTATTCAAATTTTGAAACAGCTACAAAACGACTAACCCTGCCTAATTATGTGAAAAATGGGGAGGAAATATTCTTTCATGCTCAAAATCTATGGGATGAAATTGGGATATTGGATAGAGGCATACGATTACTAGGAATCACAGTAACCAACTTGGATCCTGTAGCCTATGAAAATATTGTCTTACCCTTATGGGATAAGGAAACATATTAA
- a CDS encoding metal-dependent hydrolase gives MKISWHGQSCLQILTDSGMTILMDPFITGNPKSDLDPNTVQADVIILTHAHDDHIGDTEPIAKRTGALIIANVEIASFFEKKGLKTHGMQMGGKHQFDFGEIKMTPAIHGSSYEIEGETVTLGLAAGIIFSADKQTIYHAGDTALFTDMKLIGAYKTIDVAFLPIGDNYTMGPEDAIIAASYIQAKKVVPIHYNTFPLIEQNAEDFCTSLSEDQGLALKIGEVIDLSYM, from the coding sequence ATGAAAATTTCTTGGCACGGACAATCTTGTTTACAAATATTGACTGATTCAGGAATGACTATTTTAATGGATCCTTTTATCACCGGAAATCCTAAAAGTGATTTAGACCCCAATACTGTTCAAGCAGATGTAATTATTTTGACACATGCACATGATGATCATATCGGAGATACAGAACCTATTGCAAAAAGAACAGGCGCTTTAATTATTGCTAATGTAGAAATAGCGTCTTTTTTTGAAAAGAAAGGCCTTAAAACGCATGGAATGCAAATGGGTGGGAAACATCAATTTGATTTTGGTGAAATTAAGATGACACCTGCTATTCATGGATCTTCATATGAAATAGAAGGAGAAACGGTTACCTTAGGACTTGCCGCGGGTATCATTTTTAGTGCGGATAAACAAACGATTTATCATGCAGGTGATACAGCATTGTTTACAGATATGAAATTAATCGGTGCTTATAAAACAATAGATGTAGCCTTTTTACCTATAGGAGACAATTATACTATGGGGCCAGAAGATGCCATCATTGCTGCAAGTTATATCCAAGCTAAAAAAGTTGTTCCTATTCATTATAATACGTTTCCACTCATTGAACAGAATGCAGAGGATTTTTGCACAAGCTTATCTGAAGATCAAGGTCTAGCCTTGAAAATTGGAGAAGTAATCGATTTATCTTATATGTAG
- a CDS encoding DRTGG domain-containing protein yields MTTKHDQIITYIETLPVGEKISVRSIAKNLNVSEGTAYRAIKDAQNDGLVSTIQRVGTIRIERKMKETFETLTYGEVVKIIDGDILGGEAGLDKDLSKFIIGAMTEEAMMRYISPGSLMIVGNRENAQKLALECGAAVLITGGFKTNEDIILLANKLNMPVLSTTYDSFTVATLINRAITDQLIKKEIMLVDDIYTKADKTLYLTANQVVLDYRKLNEESHHTRFPVVNKKGRLIGMVTAKDIIGKQDQISIERVMTKNPTFAKTHMSVASVGHLMIWDGLEVMPIVEDDLTLMGIVSRQDVMKAMQSSQRQPQMGDTLSDQINENIEILTTSSEEWTSKIPYYKFKVTPQMTDNVGTLSFGLLSEVISTVTKNTMVVYQKKNAVVEQMSLYYLKLIQLGSEIEIRPSVFEIGRRTAKLDIEVYTDTVLVAKATVVCQLMQRS; encoded by the coding sequence ATGACTACTAAACACGATCAGATCATCACGTATATTGAAACATTACCGGTTGGAGAGAAAATTTCAGTAAGGTCAATTGCAAAAAATTTAAATGTTAGTGAAGGAACAGCATATCGTGCAATTAAAGATGCACAAAATGATGGATTGGTTTCAACGATTCAGCGAGTTGGAACGATTCGTATTGAACGTAAAATGAAAGAGACTTTCGAAACATTGACTTATGGAGAAGTTGTAAAAATCATAGACGGCGACATCTTAGGCGGTGAAGCAGGACTAGATAAAGATTTAAGCAAGTTTATCATTGGCGCAATGACGGAAGAGGCAATGATGCGCTACATTTCACCTGGTTCCTTGATGATCGTTGGGAATCGTGAAAATGCACAGAAATTGGCTCTTGAATGTGGCGCGGCAGTCTTGATTACAGGTGGCTTTAAAACAAATGAAGATATCATTTTATTAGCCAATAAATTGAATATGCCTGTATTAAGTACAACCTATGATTCTTTTACGGTAGCAACATTGATCAACCGAGCAATTACAGATCAACTAATAAAAAAAGAAATTATGCTTGTTGATGATATTTATACAAAAGCGGATAAAACCTTATATTTAACAGCTAATCAAGTCGTCCTAGATTATCGGAAATTAAATGAAGAAAGCCACCATACGCGCTTTCCTGTTGTGAATAAAAAAGGACGTTTGATTGGTATGGTTACCGCTAAAGATATAATTGGCAAACAAGATCAAATCAGCATTGAACGGGTTATGACAAAAAATCCTACATTCGCCAAAACACATATGAGTGTAGCCAGTGTGGGCCATTTAATGATTTGGGATGGGTTGGAAGTGATGCCTATCGTTGAAGATGACTTAACACTTATGGGTATAGTCTCACGTCAAGATGTCATGAAAGCCATGCAATCTTCTCAGCGTCAACCGCAAATGGGAGATACTTTATCTGATCAAATAAATGAAAATATAGAGATTTTAACAACTTCTTCAGAAGAATGGACGTCTAAAATCCCATATTATAAATTTAAAGTGACCCCGCAAATGACCGATAATGTTGGGACACTCTCATTTGGATTGTTGAGTGAAGTGATTTCTACCGTAACAAAAAATACCATGGTTGTTTATCAGAAGAAAAATGCTGTGGTAGAACAAATGAGTTTGTATTATTTAAAATTGATTCAGCTTGGAAGTGAAATAGAAATCAGACCAAGTGTTTTTGAAATTGGCAGAAGAACTGCCAAATTGGATATTGAAGTTTACACCGATACGGTTTTAGTAGCAAAAGCAACCGTAGTCTGTCAATTGATGCAAAGAAGTTAA
- a CDS encoding DHH family phosphoesterase, with protein sequence MAINLYDQILEKIKESEVVIIHRHKNPDPDALGSQGGLAEILKASFPTKKVLKTGGPVGDLNYLTEMDDVSDEDYQEALVIVTDTANTPRISDERYSQGKYLVKIDHHPNDDAYGDIILVDTNASSSSEIIAGFCFHQKKTLKMTTTAAKLLYAGIVGDTGRFLYPATTPKTMRIVADLMEYSFKPDEINQKMNAMSRKVAQLSGYVLQNIEIHPSGVGKVVLTKTILDQFGLTDAETSAVVSLPSALEEVILWGIFVEQSDGHFRCRLRSKGPIINEVAKKHDGGGHPLASGANAKDLSEVEQIIHELIHVAEQSQ encoded by the coding sequence ATGGCTATAAACTTATACGATCAAATACTTGAAAAAATTAAAGAATCAGAAGTTGTTATTATTCATAGACATAAGAATCCTGATCCAGATGCGCTAGGGTCACAAGGCGGGCTAGCAGAAATATTAAAAGCTAGTTTTCCGACTAAAAAAGTTTTAAAAACAGGTGGACCAGTTGGCGATTTAAACTATTTAACTGAAATGGATGATGTTTCAGATGAAGATTATCAAGAAGCTTTAGTTATTGTGACTGATACGGCAAATACACCGCGCATTAGCGATGAACGCTACAGTCAAGGAAAGTACTTAGTCAAAATAGATCATCATCCTAATGATGATGCTTACGGAGATATTATTTTAGTGGATACGAATGCTAGTAGCTCTAGTGAAATAATTGCTGGTTTCTGTTTTCATCAAAAAAAAACATTGAAAATGACAACTACAGCTGCTAAATTATTGTATGCAGGTATTGTTGGAGATACTGGTCGTTTCTTATATCCGGCCACTACACCTAAAACGATGCGTATTGTTGCCGATTTAATGGAATATTCTTTTAAACCGGATGAAATCAATCAAAAAATGAATGCTATGTCGCGAAAAGTAGCGCAACTTTCAGGATATGTCTTACAAAATATAGAAATTCATCCATCTGGTGTAGGAAAAGTCGTTCTTACTAAGACGATTTTGGATCAATTCGGATTAACAGATGCTGAAACTTCTGCAGTTGTTTCCTTACCTAGCGCGCTCGAAGAAGTCATTTTATGGGGCATATTTGTTGAACAGTCGGATGGACATTTTCGTTGCCGTTTACGGTCTAAAGGACCAATAATTAATGAAGTAGCCAAAAAACATGATGGTGGCGGTCATCCACTAGCTAGTGGAGCTAACGCAAAAGATTTAAGTGAAGTAGAACAAATCATTCACGAATTGATTCATGTTGCTGAACAAAGTCAGTAA
- a CDS encoding hemolysin family protein codes for MSITTGIIAFFIILFIAALFVMSEFVLVRIRPSRLDYLIENGDKRAILLKEMTQKLDTYLSATQLGVTITSLAIGWLGDPTFGRLFNLLFSSVDIPSSVSTIASITLSFIILTSLQVIIGELVPKNIAINKTEQIGLLIAKPLQMWFRIMYPLVYILNRIANSISRRIGMKNISEPEEGVSEEELRIIMGESLKSGEINRDEYQFVENVFAFDDRMSREIMVPRTEMVTVSTSMTLREIAQLVSKERFTRYPVIKDGDKDIVLGIINTKEIFAVYVDAVEAKLSETFSFAEYIRPIISVIETIPIKELLVKMQKERNQIAVLVDEYGGTSGIISMEDIVEEIVGDISDDYEVVGEPEIKKIGDHHYRVSARMLIDDVNDIFGLSIEEEDVDTIGGWMMNQKYDISIDEELTFNNYIFKVIKSGNGTLEVIDVIKKTPKVAMNEIE; via the coding sequence TTGTCAATTACAACTGGAATCATTGCATTCTTTATTATCTTATTTATCGCAGCATTATTCGTGATGTCAGAATTCGTACTGGTACGTATTCGCCCTTCAAGGTTGGATTACTTAATTGAAAATGGTGACAAACGTGCAATCCTTTTAAAAGAGATGACACAAAAACTTGATACGTACCTTTCAGCAACTCAATTAGGGGTAACCATCACTTCGTTAGCTATTGGTTGGTTAGGTGACCCTACATTTGGGCGCTTGTTTAATCTTTTATTTTCATCTGTTGATATTCCCTCTTCTGTTTCAACGATTGCTTCAATTACTTTATCTTTTATTATTTTAACTTCTCTTCAAGTCATTATTGGAGAGCTGGTACCTAAAAATATTGCCATCAATAAAACGGAACAGATTGGTTTGTTAATCGCTAAACCATTACAGATGTGGTTCCGTATCATGTACCCTTTAGTTTATATTTTGAATCGAATCGCAAATAGTATTTCACGCCGAATCGGAATGAAAAATATCAGTGAACCCGAAGAAGGCGTTTCTGAAGAAGAACTTCGAATCATTATGGGTGAAAGCTTAAAAAGTGGCGAAATTAATCGCGATGAATATCAATTCGTAGAAAATGTATTTGCATTTGATGATCGAATGAGTCGTGAAATCATGGTACCTCGTACTGAAATGGTGACTGTGTCGACCTCAATGACTTTGAGAGAGATAGCTCAGTTGGTAAGTAAAGAACGATTTACACGTTATCCAGTTATCAAAGATGGGGATAAAGACATTGTATTAGGCATTATAAACACAAAAGAAATATTCGCTGTTTATGTGGATGCCGTGGAAGCAAAATTATCTGAAACCTTTAGCTTTGCTGAATACATTAGACCCATCATTTCAGTCATCGAAACGATTCCTATTAAAGAGCTTCTTGTAAAAATGCAAAAAGAACGAAATCAAATTGCTGTTCTTGTTGATGAATATGGTGGAACCAGTGGAATTATTTCAATGGAAGATATCGTTGAAGAAATTGTTGGTGATATTAGCGATGATTACGAAGTTGTTGGTGAGCCAGAAATAAAAAAAATTGGCGACCATCACTACCGTGTTAGCGCTAGGATGTTGATTGATGACGTCAATGATATTTTTGGACTTTCCATCGAAGAAGAAGATGTCGATACCATCGGCGGCTGGATGATGAATCAAAAATACGATATTTCCATCGATGAAGAATTAACTTTTAATAATTATATCTTTAAAGTTATCAAGTCTGGGAATGGTACCCTTGAAGTTATCGATGTTATAAAAAAGACCCCTAAAGTTGCTATGAATGAAATAGAGTAA
- a CDS encoding PBP1A family penicillin-binding protein: MNKSSFLEKLKKALLTFWKWAKPYLLKFHKIRQRIWKKYHVNKIILLIILTVSLVASVYLLYLAKTANVSTLKAGLEQTTTIYDVNNEEAGTLYSQKGTFISVDNISDSIEQAVISTEDKRFYKHSGFDPIGIARAAVGYVINGGNIVGGGSTITQQLAKNAYLTLDQTFIRKLKELFLAIEIEKVYTKDEILEMYLNNSYFGNGVWGVEDASQKYFGKSAAEVTLSEAATIAGMLKAPTNYNPIDDYDNAISRRNVVLDLLATNEIVTQEEVDNIKAEGLTLVDAYSEREGYQYPSYFDAVVNEAIYTYDLSEEQILNKGYKIYTSLNQDYQRAMDLAYENDYLFQNAADGTLLESGSVALDPETGGVFAIFGGRKEHTFRGFNYATQTVRQPGSIIKPLAVYTVALEQGYSIDSMLVDEPISYGKDKYTPENVDHEYEGEVPMYQALAESKNTSAVWLLNEIGLNKGFKKVEEFGIPLTEGPEGDEYLGLALGGLSKGVSPLQMASAYTTFANGGMMSEGHFITKIVDATGAVIVDNTEPKTKKVTTPEVADQMTSMLMGVFTNGTAQNNNPSGYTIAGKTGSTEVTFNDEGGTTDQWTVGYTPDIVVATWMGFDPTNEEHYMTTGSSTGVGPLFKKQMENILPYTELTAFNTESAQEIVAAEAENETGSNDWKQDVKDTIDSIGGKVKEGSDIVKDKFGNLFDRFKNKVTQ; this comes from the coding sequence ATGAATAAATCTTCTTTTTTAGAGAAGTTGAAAAAAGCTTTGCTCACTTTTTGGAAATGGGCAAAACCGTATCTACTAAAATTTCACAAAATACGACAACGAATTTGGAAAAAATACCACGTAAATAAAATTATCCTTTTGATCATATTAACTGTTTCTTTAGTTGCAAGTGTTTATTTGTTGTATTTAGCCAAAACAGCAAATGTATCTACGTTAAAAGCAGGCCTAGAACAAACAACAACGATTTACGATGTTAATAATGAAGAAGCTGGAACCTTATACTCGCAGAAAGGAACGTTTATTTCTGTTGATAATATATCTGACTCGATTGAACAAGCCGTTATTTCGACTGAAGACAAACGCTTTTATAAACACTCAGGATTCGATCCAATTGGAATTGCCAGAGCGGCGGTTGGTTATGTTATCAATGGCGGAAACATTGTCGGAGGCGGGAGTACAATTACGCAACAATTAGCTAAAAATGCTTATCTGACATTAGATCAAACGTTTATTCGAAAATTAAAGGAACTTTTTTTAGCTATCGAAATTGAAAAAGTATATACAAAAGATGAAATATTAGAAATGTACCTCAATAATTCTTATTTTGGAAATGGAGTTTGGGGAGTCGAAGATGCTTCTCAAAAATATTTCGGGAAATCTGCGGCAGAAGTAACCTTATCAGAAGCCGCTACAATTGCAGGCATGTTAAAGGCACCTACAAATTATAATCCTATTGACGATTATGATAATGCTATTTCTAGAAGAAACGTTGTTTTGGACTTATTGGCAACAAATGAAATCGTTACTCAAGAAGAAGTAGACAATATAAAAGCTGAAGGGTTAACACTAGTTGATGCGTACTCAGAAAGAGAAGGATATCAATACCCATCTTACTTTGATGCAGTAGTAAATGAAGCAATTTACACCTATGATTTAAGTGAAGAACAAATTTTAAATAAAGGATATAAAATTTATACCTCATTAAATCAGGATTACCAGCGTGCAATGGATTTAGCTTATGAAAATGATTATTTATTCCAAAATGCAGCAGATGGAACATTGTTAGAAAGTGGTTCTGTTGCATTAGATCCGGAGACTGGTGGAGTTTTTGCCATCTTTGGAGGTCGAAAAGAGCATACATTTAGAGGATTTAATTATGCGACTCAAACGGTTAGGCAACCAGGTTCTATCATCAAACCATTAGCTGTTTATACTGTTGCTTTAGAGCAAGGATATAGCATTGATTCAATGTTAGTTGATGAGCCGATTTCTTATGGTAAAGATAAGTATACTCCTGAAAATGTTGATCATGAATATGAAGGAGAAGTACCAATGTATCAAGCATTGGCAGAGAGTAAGAATACCTCAGCGGTTTGGCTTCTAAATGAAATCGGGTTGAATAAAGGATTTAAAAAAGTTGAAGAATTCGGTATTCCTCTAACAGAAGGACCTGAAGGAGATGAATACCTAGGACTAGCTTTAGGTGGATTGAGTAAAGGAGTTTCTCCTCTTCAAATGGCGAGTGCCTACACAACGTTCGCTAATGGCGGTATGATGAGTGAAGGACATTTCATTACTAAAATCGTTGATGCTACAGGTGCAGTCATTGTTGATAACACGGAACCAAAAACTAAAAAAGTGACTACTCCAGAAGTTGCAGACCAAATGACAAGCATGTTGATGGGTGTCTTTACAAATGGAACAGCACAAAATAATAATCCGTCTGGTTATACGATAGCTGGAAAAACTGGGAGTACAGAAGTAACATTCAATGACGAGGGTGGTACAACAGATCAATGGACAGTTGGTTATACACCTGATATTGTAGTTGCAACTTGGATGGGGTTTGACCCAACTAATGAAGAACATTACATGACAACAGGTAGTTCCACTGGTGTAGGACCTTTGTTTAAAAAACAAATGGAAAATATTCTTCCATATACTGAATTAACAGCTTTTAATACAGAAAGTGCCCAAGAAATTGTTGCTGCAGAAGCAGAAAATGAAACAGGTTCTAATGACTGGAAACAAGATGTAAAAGACACAATTGATTCAATTGGTGGAAAAGTAAAAGAAGGCTCGGATATTGTTAAAGACAAATTTGGAAACTTGTTTGATCGATTTAAAAATAAAGTGACACAATAA
- a CDS encoding YlbF family regulator — protein sequence MSTNIYDTANALEKELRDSEEYTVLVAAFNEVKKDEAASKMYFDFQEVQIKLQQKQMSGEQITEEEIEEAQNLAQTSGENDVIKKLMEAEQRLSTLIEDLNRIIMKPVQDVYQG from the coding sequence ATGAGTACAAATATTTATGATACAGCCAACGCTTTAGAAAAAGAATTAAGAGATAGTGAGGAATATACTGTTTTGGTAGCAGCTTTTAATGAAGTAAAAAAAGACGAAGCAGCTAGCAAAATGTACTTTGACTTCCAAGAAGTTCAAATTAAATTACAACAAAAACAAATGTCAGGCGAACAAATTACTGAAGAAGAAATCGAGGAAGCTCAAAACTTAGCTCAAACTTCTGGAGAAAATGATGTTATCAAAAAATTGATGGAAGCTGAACAACGTTTAAGCACATTGATTGAAGATTTAAACCGCATCATTATGAAACCTGTTCAAGATGTTTACCAAGGTTAA
- a CDS encoding metallophosphoesterase family protein, producing the protein MVKFIHAADLHLDSPFIGLKMLPDFIWNAIYLSTFSALTTIVDSAIEEKVDFICLVGDIYDNDERSVKAQAYLRNEMERLNKAEIPVYLLHGNHDYIENTGLHLEMPENVVVFTESVETKWYTTTEKEEVAISGFSYDKRWVLERKIKEYPEKHSRAKYHIGLLHGFSEGLDSEHGNYAPFSLGELRSKRYDYWALGHIHKRQQLAENPPVIYPGNTQGRSSKESGKKGYELVTLTESGVLMEFRPTSTIQWETIDLSIKEIKSLDELYKVLKAVVEEQKNDFYSLFLSIRLVDSENLLEGVLKKINQGELLEALQQIPKTDTFVWVHKIELQTVVENRIPAIQKIFPNEWEQIQKEIEKESLFNELTNALFDFPGMEEVVETREENYRKKIVKDAKELVRNQLGFERSDDLED; encoded by the coding sequence ATGGTCAAATTTATTCATGCAGCTGATTTGCATTTGGATAGCCCTTTTATTGGCTTAAAAATGTTACCTGATTTTATTTGGAATGCTATTTATTTATCAACTTTTTCAGCTTTGACTACAATCGTGGATAGTGCGATAGAAGAAAAGGTGGATTTTATCTGCTTAGTTGGAGATATTTATGATAATGATGAGCGAAGTGTGAAAGCTCAAGCCTATCTACGAAATGAAATGGAACGATTGAATAAAGCCGAAATTCCAGTCTATCTATTGCATGGAAATCATGATTACATAGAAAATACTGGGCTACACTTAGAAATGCCTGAAAATGTCGTTGTCTTTACAGAATCAGTGGAAACAAAATGGTATACGACAACGGAAAAAGAGGAAGTTGCAATTAGTGGCTTTAGTTACGATAAAAGATGGGTTCTTGAACGGAAAATTAAAGAGTATCCTGAAAAACACTCACGTGCAAAGTATCATATTGGGCTGTTACATGGTTTCTCTGAAGGCTTAGATTCAGAACATGGAAACTACGCACCATTCTCATTAGGAGAGTTGAGAAGCAAGAGATATGACTACTGGGCCTTAGGACATATTCATAAGAGACAGCAGTTAGCTGAAAACCCGCCTGTTATCTATCCTGGAAATACTCAAGGTAGAAGCAGCAAGGAAAGTGGAAAAAAAGGATATGAATTAGTAACATTGACTGAATCTGGAGTGTTAATGGAATTTAGACCGACTTCAACGATTCAATGGGAGACAATTGACCTTTCCATTAAAGAAATCAAGAGTTTAGATGAACTTTACAAAGTTTTAAAGGCTGTTGTCGAAGAACAAAAAAATGATTTCTATAGTCTATTTCTTTCCATTCGTTTGGTGGATAGTGAGAATTTACTTGAAGGGGTCTTAAAAAAAATTAATCAAGGAGAATTATTAGAAGCCTTACAGCAAATTCCAAAAACAGATACTTTTGTTTGGGTCCACAAAATAGAATTGCAGACAGTAGTTGAAAATCGGATACCAGCTATCCAAAAGATTTTTCCAAATGAATGGGAACAAATTCAGAAAGAAATTGAAAAAGAAAGTTTATTTAATGAACTAACGAATGCTCTTTTTGATTTCCCAGGAATGGAAGAAGTTGTGGAAACACGTGAAGAAAATTACCGAAAAAAAATTGTGAAAGATGCTAAAGAGTTGGTTCGCAATCAACTTGGATTTGAGAGAAGTGATGACCTTGAAGATTAA